One segment of Eschrichtius robustus isolate mEscRob2 chromosome 3, mEscRob2.pri, whole genome shotgun sequence DNA contains the following:
- the LOC137761485 gene encoding transmembrane epididymal protein 1-like produces MGGFEGHLYPGLSLFFYGLYHARLVSRALICNYPVQYLPRRPWSKGRWARLQQIYYVGLAKILSSFILVAQELHNIQGQFVLISKIYHQRNFLYHKQWQHLTLYTTFFLSGCVDVVSQNLLPQRSPALEQGAQALGMFLILPLMVSHLQDSEGVELRCHVLLIQALFLLLLVVIAELWAPNVRQLWVMKAFLYMIIGSWLIQIGFMLYKPISGHKWMDDDKNDILFVTIFFCWHVASLVILMIWIYGVSFLWYCYIC; encoded by the coding sequence ATGGGAGGCTTTGAGGGTCATCTGTACCCAGGACTGTCTCTCTTCTTCTATGGACTTTATCACGCACGACTCGTCTCCAGGGCCTTGATATGCAACTACCCCGTCCAGTATCTGCCACGCCGTCCCTGGAGCAAAGGAAGATGGGCGAGGCTGCAGCAAATATACTATGTGGGACTGGCGAAGATATTGAGCTCCTTCATTTTAGTAGCCCAAGAACTGCATAACATTCAAGGGCAGTTTGTACTGATCAGCAAGATATATCACCAGAGAAACTTTTTGTACCACAAACAGTGGCAACATCTCACTCTCTACACGACCTTCTTCCTGAGTGGGTGTGTAGATGTGGTGAGCCAGAACCTGCTGCCCCAGAGGTCTCCTGCCCTGGAACAAGGTGCCCAAGCCCTGGGCATGTTTCTGATTCTGCCCCTGATGGTGTCTCACTTGCAGGACTCAGAAGGAGTGGAGCTGCGGTGTCACGTCCTGCTCATCCAGGCCTTgttcctgctgctgctggtggtgaTCGCAGAGCTGTGGGCTCCCAACGTGCGGCAGCTCTGGGTGATGAAGGCCTTTTTATATATGATTATAGGCTCTTGGCTCATCCAGATAGGCTTTATGCTTTACAAACCAATCTCTGGCcataaatggatggatgatgacaaaaatgatattttatttgtCACCATCTTCTTCTGCTGGCATGTGGCTTCCCTTGTCATTTTGATGATCTGGATCTATGGTGTCTCCTTTTTGTGGTATTGTTACATTTGCTGA